The following proteins are co-located in the Vicinamibacterales bacterium genome:
- a CDS encoding peroxiredoxin, translating to MTELRVGDQAPNFSLRGSDGKTHTLDEYRGKSAVVLAWFPKAFTGGUTIECKSLRESGDAIRAFQVAHFAVSVDTPDENKKFAEHVEADYPILADPTKATATAYGVLGASGVANRWTFYIGLDGKIQYIEKAVKVASAGPDVAARLAALNVAKR from the coding sequence ATGACGGAACTCAGGGTCGGCGATCAGGCGCCGAATTTCTCGCTTCGCGGCTCGGACGGCAAGACGCACACACTCGACGAGTACCGGGGCAAGAGCGCCGTGGTCCTCGCGTGGTTCCCGAAGGCGTTCACCGGCGGTTGAACGATCGAATGCAAGTCGCTCCGTGAGAGCGGCGACGCGATTCGGGCGTTCCAGGTGGCGCACTTCGCGGTGAGCGTGGACACGCCGGACGAGAACAAGAAGTTCGCCGAGCACGTCGAGGCGGACTACCCGATCCTCGCGGATCCGACCAAGGCCACGGCCACGGCGTACGGCGTGCTCGGCGCGTCGGGCGTCGCGAACCGGTGGACGTTCTACATCGGCCTGGACGGGAAGATTCAGTACATCGAGAAAGCCGTGAAGGTCGCCAGCGCGGGCCCCGACGTGGCGGCTCGGCTCGCCGCGCTGAACGTCGCCAAACGCTGA
- a CDS encoding tail fiber domain-containing protein gives MQQILGRALVAVGMVAASAGLAGAQPLGSFSWTLSPFCNVVTVNVTADGAVYTLDGYDDQCGAPRRGAVVGMAFPNPDGSIGLGLTVVATPGGKPVHIDGTISLTTLGGPWTDSTGATGTLVFGAAPLGGSPRPVAAPTVDSAAIVDGSIGAVDVDASQIQQRIATACPSGELMSGVNQDGSVACESVTASSGGDITAVNAGLGLTGGGTSGAVTLAVNPSAVQARVSGGCPAGQSIRQIAGDGSVTCEVDDVGTGDITAVTAGLGLSGGGTAGAVALAVDYGSGTGTSPFPARADHTHGVYTAAQRDTAVGDAAMAGATPGQDNVAVGYHALVGVTLGGNANTAVGSRALDAATTAPENIAVGLDALGANLTGQRNVGLGVGTLDSTTDGNFNVGIGHGVLGASTSDDRNTAIGYLALRNLNGGSNNVALGDNGGGTLVTGSENVYISSSGVSSEDGTIRIGRTGLQTRAFVMGIRGVTTAFSNAVGVVIDSSGQLGTVSSSRRFKEDIHDLGTIGERLQQLRPVHFRYKQPFADGTKPVQYGLIAEEVAEVLPELVAYDADGQPATVMYHVLPALLIEEVQRLERERTALTDEVRQLRAIVDGLTAARH, from the coding sequence ATGCAACAGATCCTCGGACGGGCACTGGTGGCGGTGGGAATGGTGGCCGCCTCGGCGGGCCTGGCGGGCGCGCAGCCGCTGGGCTCGTTCAGCTGGACCCTGAGCCCGTTCTGCAACGTGGTGACGGTGAACGTCACGGCGGACGGCGCCGTGTACACGCTGGACGGCTACGACGACCAGTGCGGTGCGCCGCGGCGGGGCGCGGTGGTGGGGATGGCGTTTCCGAATCCCGACGGCAGCATCGGACTGGGGCTGACCGTCGTGGCGACGCCGGGCGGAAAGCCCGTGCACATCGACGGCACGATCTCGCTGACGACGCTGGGCGGTCCGTGGACGGACAGCACCGGCGCCACCGGGACGCTGGTGTTCGGGGCCGCGCCGCTCGGCGGCAGCCCGAGGCCGGTGGCGGCGCCGACGGTGGACAGCGCGGCGATCGTGGATGGATCGATCGGAGCCGTGGACGTGGATGCCAGCCAGATCCAGCAGCGCATCGCGACGGCGTGCCCGTCGGGCGAGTTGATGTCGGGCGTGAACCAGGACGGCAGCGTGGCGTGCGAGTCGGTCACGGCCTCGTCGGGCGGCGACATCACGGCCGTGAACGCGGGCCTCGGGCTGACCGGAGGCGGGACCTCGGGCGCCGTGACTCTGGCGGTCAATCCGTCGGCGGTGCAGGCGCGCGTGTCTGGCGGCTGTCCGGCGGGTCAGTCGATCCGGCAGATCGCGGGCGACGGCTCGGTGACCTGCGAGGTGGACGACGTCGGCACCGGCGACATCACGGCCGTGACGGCAGGCCTTGGACTGAGTGGCGGAGGCACGGCGGGCGCCGTTGCACTCGCGGTGGACTACGGCTCGGGCACGGGCACGTCGCCGTTCCCCGCGCGGGCCGATCACACGCACGGGGTCTACACGGCCGCGCAGCGTGACACGGCCGTCGGTGACGCCGCCATGGCAGGCGCGACTCCCGGTCAGGACAACGTCGCGGTGGGATACCACGCGCTCGTGGGCGTCACGCTCGGCGGCAACGCGAATACCGCCGTCGGATCGCGCGCGCTCGACGCGGCCACCACCGCGCCCGAGAACATCGCGGTCGGACTGGACGCGCTCGGCGCCAACCTGACGGGGCAGCGGAACGTCGGGCTCGGCGTCGGCACCCTGGACTCGACCACTGACGGGAACTTCAACGTCGGCATCGGCCACGGGGTGCTGGGCGCGAGCACCAGCGACGACAGGAACACCGCGATCGGCTACCTCGCGCTGCGCAACCTGAACGGTGGCTCCAACAACGTCGCGCTCGGCGACAACGGCGGCGGGACGCTGGTCACGGGCAGCGAGAACGTCTACATCTCCTCGAGTGGCGTCAGCTCCGAGGACGGCACGATCCGCATCGGCAGGACCGGGCTCCAGACGCGCGCCTTCGTCATGGGCATCCGCGGCGTCACCACCGCCTTTTCGAACGCCGTCGGCGTGGTGATCGACAGCTCCGGGCAGCTCGGCACCGTCAGCTCCTCCCGCCGGTTCAAGGAGGACATCCACGATCTGGGCACGATCGGCGAGCGGCTGCAGCAGCTGCGGCCGGTGCACTTCCGCTACAAGCAGCCGTTCGCCGACGGCACCAAGCCCGTGCAGTACGGCCTGATCGCGGAAGAAGTGGCGGAGGTGCTGCCGGAACTGGTCGCCTACGACGCCGACGGCCAGCCGGCGACGGTGATGTATCACGTGCTGCCGGCGCTCCTCATCGAGGAGGTGCAGCGGCTGGAGCGGGAACGCACCGCGCTGACCGATGAGGTCCGGCAGCTGCGCGCGATCGTGGACGGCCTGACCGCGGCCCGCCACTGA